From the Cloeon dipterum chromosome 4, ieCloDipt1.1, whole genome shotgun sequence genome, the window AGTATGCTCttaaaatttctgataaaattcGCTCCAAAATTTGCACGCTTATTAATGTAAATTAGTATATTTAACTGttattattccaaatttgatttttgcacattgtagaCAGCAAAATATAAAGCTGCTCTAtatcaacattaaaaaattccgcaaaaaaatttaaaaaaatatttctgtgatattttcatttttactcaaattaaataacagagaatagaaatatttaaaattcctaaCAGTATGGGAATACGAACTCCGAAATGATTTTGCGCCTTCAAAACAGACAGTGAGCAGTGAGTTCTCCTCAGGAACAAAACATTAATTCTAAATAGTCGTAAAAATTAtagctcaaaataattttaaaaaaaatgtgaattaagACGCAtctctgaaaataataaaaaatgaactcttCATCGATCCAAATTGATCCTAGGTTAATAGAAAAGTCAAGAAGAATGCCGAagaatctaatttattttagaattttgccAAAGATTTAAATTGAGACAAACTCCACTAACGTAATTTGAGGCCTGAGGAATCAAATGGAACCGCTTGATGTCTTCCTGACAACCCGTTAACCCATGTCTAAAATTAGTGCTTTGTTTTGTCCCAAAAACAAAGCTGCACGgccctaaaaataaaatatagagcACGCACGAGGGACGAGTGCGAAGGAGCGGCCTTGAAAAGCACTCGCAAGGGAACGAACGAGATGGAATaagagaatataaaaaagcgaTGCACGCCTCGACAGCTCGACTTATCTGGCGTGTTGCGCCTATAAACCATTAATGCAACTCACTGCACAGCACATAGAAACACACATTCGCAATGCATTTTTCCGCCAGTTATTATTGATTCGATTTGCGTTTTTCTCGGCGCAAGCAACCTGTTCGTCCGGATCGATGGATCGAAGTATTCACACCATTTCCTACATtatgcaatttaataattattatttgtatacTGCTGCCGTCTTTCTTCACACCGACTTCACAGTCTGCGTGGCGAGCTGCGTGTGGTGGAAAATTCCGCAATCGCCAGTGAACAGTGAATCACTTCTTCTTCTATCTGCCGCGTGCGAAACTCGAGTGAAAAGGGAAGTCAATTTTCACGAATAGCATTGAGCGCGTGCCAGCCAGCACTTGCTTTCGATTGTTGACATTTATTCTCGACGACGCGCTTTAGCACAAATGACAATATATTCTCGCTGCGAATATGCACCGCAGCGCACTTCTTGTGCcgtaattcgattttaaaattcctctcGGTTTGCTGAGTCagtggaatgaaaaaaatatttacatcgAGTTGAAAGAACCGCCTTTTTTCGTcgaaaagtaattatttgtattattttgaatagaCTCGatagaaaatatgaaaaacctCTTAAAAGCGCCGCTAGCTATAATGATTATCTGTTATCGGGATCCACAAACATTTGACCGGAGTCCTAACAAATGTCATAAAACaaatagaaaagaaaaaaatcctctCTCTCATACAAGAAAAAGCTTACGCGtgctttcaaaaattgtgcaaattaaGCTGAACTTTTGATTACCACGCAATTGATGCCTATTTTTCTTACTTCTACGtcgaaaaatttttcttggtaGTTAAAAAGTGCCGCCCCATAAAAcagtcaattttttcactaaaaGCCCCATTATTAACGAATAACGAAGGATAAAAATCACTACATCATTGCAATATAAAAAGTTAGgtaaaacttcaaatttcaggacgaaattaaagtaaaaaattaataattaaataataattttatccaGTGTAAATATGAAGTTCTGTActcattatatattttaatatgaaatagtGCTTCAGATGTTAAGCTGAAGCTAGtcggaaaaaaaattgacgctCTAGGGACTCGGGAGGAAACACATTGTCCGGGTCGTACGggttttatgttttatttccattatGGAACGTCCATCGAGTGGCTTCTTAGGtagaagagaaaatttaatattatatggACTTAGCATCGATTGatactaaaattataaaaatatgaccTTAAGTAATGAATAATGAAGCACACAGAGCCATTGGAAATGCATTTTGGTAgttgaattgttttaatttcttaaattttaataattccgtTACAATTAGGCTTGAAAAACAAAGTTTACAATGCGAcgtttcaattgatttttatctttatttcctacatatttttttgagttttttaaagttctgaattaaaatatatgccACGTAtgccacaaatttttaatttcaatcaagaGTAATATTGCATGATAacttcaaaatcaataatcaaTATCCAATATCATTGATAGAAAATCTAGCTGGCAAAATATTACGAAATTCAAGGTGTAATAATATCTActtgaatcaattaaaatttcttatatatttaattattattcataataatataacagggtatttttttcaatctaaatGATGAATCGTTTCAACCCGCAGGTGCAGGGTGGAAACAAACAGGTTGTATTGGTTAAAAACACACGAGGCGATGAGAAATTACCACACACATTACGGCAAAATCATGTGGGCGGATACTGAAGCCATGCAAACAGTTCTAACGAACATTCCAAAGGTTTATGAAACTATTTCTGATTTATTCCAGGCAGCTTGTCTTCATCTACTCATCAGCagattttaaatcagtttatGTAGATTATCATACATGAAGTTAACTTTAAGTTATAATCATAGAAGGATAGAAGTTCCAGCCCTACTTCGTAAGCATGACTCGATTTCTAGTCTTTAGTTGATATATTAACGTTAATtagatcaattatttaatgcgTCCTTACCCTTTCGCCCTCCGAAGGGTCCGCTGAAGATCGTGTCTTTCCCGATGACATTGTGGTCGATGTACTGCATCAACTTGGTCGTGTCATGGCACTTTTTTTGTCGGGACTCGCCTCCCTTGTAATTTTCGGGCAGAGAGTAAAATTTGCGTGGCCCGAACTCGCTAGACATGAGGAATATGACTAATTTTTCACTGTGAGCACTCTCGTAGAAAACCACGACGGGCTCTTACGAACTGCTGGCAGCGACTGTCGCGGTCGTGCGAACGCCAACCCAGCGCATTGCCCGTGCTACCGCTACCACGACCACGCTGCTCGCGGATCCCGCTGCCAACCCAGCTGACATACAAACAAGATGGACCGACCCACTTTCTGATGcgactgctgcacctctcaCAAAAGTGAATTTAAAGGAGGCGgataaagtgaaaaatcaaagctcaaatttgaaaataaaattaaatgagagcATGAGACTCATGAGAGCAGAAGCTTGCGTGCTCAAATTTCGTCAGCTTGTTAGTTACTTGTTATTTACACGTAATTTTCGTTCGTGAATTTCGTTCAACAGGCATTAAACGCACTCAACAGCTGATGTGTAGGGGGTAGAGGCGGGGCTTACGCAGAGGAGGAGACGAATGAGTTTGGTACTACAAAATAAGGTCATTGTGCCATTAATTTGATTGGCAAAGATCGTTTTATTGCTATTCGCTCGACTATTAAGAGCACTTTGAGTTGGTTTTTAAATGTGCGCGGTTAGGGTTTATGAAGAATGTTACAGAAAGTTCATTCCTTTCATGCTTCAGATCAGCTAAAATCGTTCAATGCGCATGCTTGTGTCCAATCCATCACTCATATTAAGAAATCGGGCCATGCTTTTGGCCAGGACTTGgagtaatttttgttaattaacgAGTGTTGCAAGCTAAACAACAGGTTAACATCTAATGCAGCTGCGGCATTTTTTCTCGACTAAAGCCTGCGTAAGTCTGGTGTCTGCTGTTCGTGTCAATAGTCACAACGTAGAAGCGTGTTATTAGTTTATGCTGTTGAGCACCAATCATTAGCGCTTGAACCACCACCGCATCCTTCGCGAGTCGCGTGTGTGCAGTGTGTGCACATTTGGCGCCGATTGAGGTTTGAGCAGCTTCGAGGCCGAGTTGCAGTCGCTTTTTCGCTTTGCCAGTGCCAGCAATTGCGTTCGGGGTGAATATTTTCTGATTGACCGCAGAACTTGCTAATCCGGCACCTAAACAAGAAAATGAAGTACATCCTTGTGACTGGCGGCGTGATAAGCGGTGTGGGCAAAGGGGTCATCACCAGCTCCTTTGGCACGATTCTCAAAAACTGCGGCATTCACGTAACGTCCATCAAGATCGATCCCTACATCAACATCGACGCAGGCACCTTTTCACCTTACGAACACGGTTGTTGCAATCAAAACAGGTTTTTCGAAAAGAGTttctaaatttgtaaattttcaggCGAGGTGTACGTCCTGGACGATGGAGGAGAAGTAGATCTCGACCTGGGAAATTACGAGCGTTTCCTCGACATAACGCTCCACAGGGACAACAACATCACGACTGGGAAGATCTACCAAAGTGTTATTAATAAAGAGCGGAAGGGTGACTACCTGGGGAAAACAGTTCAAGGTAAAATTTTGGGCATGGCAGATTGAATTATTGAACAATATCAAatcgtttatttaatttagtcgTGCCTCACATCACGGATGCAATTCAGGAATGGGTGGAACGAGTTGCAAAACACTCTGTCTGCGAAACCAACAAAGAGCCCGAGGTTGGTATTTGCTCAGCAAGGACACAAGCTGTGATTGTTTTCTATCAATAGTtgtatttctttatttatttttcactgcgCAGTGCAAAGTTCAAAAATAGTCGTTGGTCGTTGAATTTAATGAGGAAAAAAGACTACACAGCAACTAAAAGATAACATTTATAAATTGCGGTGTTtgtttcatgaaataaaaaactggcAGAATAGTTTTTACATGATAATATCAGGTTTCTCCGCAGAATTCCAAAGCATTTTGCTGTGAATTAAGAGattgctattatttttttttcaacgagGCGTTTTTACGTATTATCAGGCTTTGCGTATGAAGTTCAcgttttcatatattttaagatgctaaatctcaaaaatgaaataagaatTTTCAAGATTGTACAGCCAGTATCAAAACaagttaatgaaattttattattttgttatgtAATTTATCTCTGCACAATTTTGTGTCCATCTTGGATAAAATGATCATTCTATtaatagatattttaaatcttaagtCTATTCCACAAATTCCCttgcgaataaaattttcatttcagcttcattttaatatttaaagagcatcttggtcaaaattaaaattaaatgatttgaatttttctcaggTTTGTCTCATCGAATTGGGTGGAACCATCGGAGACATTGAGGGCATGCCCTTTGTAGAGGCGTTCCGCCAATTCCAGTTTAGAGTGAAACGCAACAACTTCTGCTGCGTGCACGTGTCCCTGGTGCCGCAGCCGCGTTCGACCGGAGAGAGCAAGACGAAGCCCACTCAATCCAGCGTGAGAGAGCTTCGAGGCCTTGGCCTCTCGCCTGACCTGATTGTGTGCCGCAGCGAAATGCCAATCGGCCAGTCAGTCAAGGAGAAAATCTCAAACTTCTGCCATGTTCCTGCAGAACAGGTTTGTCGATATGACAGTCTGTGATTGATGGCGTTCATTTCGAATTTGTGTAGGTTATCTGCATCCATGACTGTCCATCTATATATCACGTGCCGATTTTGATAGAAAATCAGGGTATTGTGGAGTTCTTCAACGAAAGACTGGATCTCAATATTGAAATGCCTCGGCCGCGGAAATTCATGCAGAAGTGGAGGGATTTAGCTGAAAGGCAAGACTCTTTTTGCTgctgagaaatttaatttaactatcaattctttcaGAAATGACAACCTGCAAAAGGAAGTCCACATTGCCCTGGTCGGCAAATACACAAAATTGGAAGACTCCTACGCGTCTGTAACTAAAGCACTTCAACATTCGGCCATAGCGGCAGGATACAGGCTCAAATTAAAGGTAATGATATCTTGTCGTTTAGAGATTAAAGTTTGtatggtgaattttaaatagtataTCGAAGCTGCAAATCTAGAAGAAGAAACAAAGTTCAAAGACCCTGTTTTGTATCACGAAGCTTGGCAACAGTTGTGCAAGAGCAAGTGAGTTTAGCATCTCTCAATAGCTGATTAATATTACATTGTTCTCTCCTCCCCCCAGTGGTGTTATTGTGCCAGGCGGCTTTGGCAAGCGCGGAATTGAAGGGAAAATCCAAGCGTGTCTGTGGTGCCGACACACGCAAAAGCCTTTCCTCGGCATTTGCCTTGGTCTGCAGGTGGCCACAATCGAGTTCACGCGAAATGTCCTCAACTGGGAGGGCGCGAACTCGACCGAAATTGACCCTGAAACCCCATACCCTGTGGTGATCGACATGCCGGAGCACAATCCGGGGCAAATGGGTGGAACCATGCGGCTGGGAAGGCGCCAAACCAACTTTTGCACGGAAAAATCTGTGTTGAGTGAGtattaattgttaataatcttttttttaaagttggtcaaaatttcctctactttgcagatttgttaatttaaattgccattttgccgcctcaatttctctctgacaatttttctagtcgaggtcatgagcaaataataagaaaattattgaaaactgagttGCAatcattgcctgcaagaaattgGTTAAGATGGggaaaaacgctttttaccactgcttttttaaaaaattcgggttttttgcaaccctgtttAATAGcaagaacaattttattaatgtctTTAtcaatagatagttttggatttttttccaaaaactgCTAGAAATATACTAAAAGTgcgattttgaaatattggaGGCTAAcaggttaattttaaatggtcgaagaacatatatttttagtattgAAAAGTACAAATTTGGAGCTTAAAACTACTTACagtataaattaaagattaaatttaaaggaaaatttaaaatttaacaaaacattaaataactTTTCAGGACAACTCTATGGCAATGTGGATTCTATAGACGAGAGACATCGCCATAGATATGAAGTGAACCCAAAGTATAttgaagaaattgaaaagGCTGGAATGAAGTTTGTCGGTGCGTTACTTTAAATTGCTCTTACTCCTGCATGAGtttcaattttcctatttGAACGCAGGAAGGGATATCGATGGCGAGCGTATGGAAATCCTGGAGTTGGAAGGTCATCCGTACTACGTGGCGACCCAGTTCCATCCTGAGTATTTGTCTCGGCCATTGAAGCCCTCACCGCCATTCCTTGGATTCATTTTGGCCAGTGTCGGTAAACTGAATCACTTCGTAGCAAAGGGATGTCGGTTTACTCCCAAAGAACTCTCGTCAGACGACAGTCTCTCAGGTAAACgatctatttttattatcaatggAGTTTTAGATGTTAAATTTGCAGATGACGAGATGAATGTTACTTCATCGTTCCAAAAAGTGACCCTCGCGAACGGAGAcgtttgtcaatgattttttccaagaagacgggaattcaaatttcatgcgGCCTATTGGCTTAATTTTATGTCCATATTCATGCGTATAGTATTGGTTTAAAAGTATAAACTCTGTTCACAACTTTTAagctaaacaattttattttattgagaagAAGTAATGAATGTCTATTGTATTCTTGAACGTtgggaaaaataaagttattcaTCTGAGAGTCCTCGTTTTTTCATGACTTCTAGATAAGAATGTTTCAGCATTTTATATATTCCTAAATAGAGTTGAGTGGTCAAGGTCACGTTTTAGGTGATTGCCTTTGCATTTTTTGGTGATTTGACAAATTCAAATGGTTTTATAGAAGAATTCTGATAATATTTAActatttgattattaatattgtGAATATGAACATGagtttaatgaaatattaagacTCAAGGAAATTATACAGCCCATGCTAATTAGCTTTAATTCTGAACAACCCTAAAACTGACTTGACGagaccattaaaattttagtcccTTAAAATCAACTATTCAGTTTATcttccaattattttattgaacttgactaaaaaatcatcattttcacAGTTAAATAGTGATATTATGATCGTGTTAATACGTGACAAAAtattagtaattaatttatcctaACAGATACAaggtaataaattttctaaaaattcaagtttattttacaatgaacaataaaagcaactcaaagattttaaatacggtaccgaatttttcttttaaagaattaacaggtgccaaaata encodes:
- the CTPsyn gene encoding CTP synthase 1 encodes the protein MKYILVTGGVISGVGKGVITSSFGTILKNCGIHVTSIKIDPYINIDAGTFSPYEHGEVYVLDDGGEVDLDLGNYERFLDITLHRDNNITTGKIYQSVINKERKGDYLGKTVQVVPHITDAIQEWVERVAKHSVCETNKEPEVCLIELGGTIGDIEGMPFVEAFRQFQFRVKRNNFCCVHVSLVPQPRSTGESKTKPTQSSVRELRGLGLSPDLIVCRSEMPIGQSVKEKISNFCHVPAEQVICIHDCPSIYHVPILIENQGIVEFFNERLDLNIEMPRPRKFMQKWRDLAERNDNLQKEVHIALVGKYTKLEDSYASVTKALQHSAIAAGYRLKLKYIEAANLEEETKFKDPVLYHEAWQQLCKSNGVIVPGGFGKRGIEGKIQACLWCRHTQKPFLGICLGLQVATIEFTRNVLNWEGANSTEIDPETPYPVVIDMPEHNPGQMGGTMRLGRRQTNFCTEKSVLRQLYGNVDSIDERHRHRYEVNPKYIEEIEKAGMKFVGRDIDGERMEILELEGHPYYVATQFHPEYLSRPLKPSPPFLGFILASVGKLNHFVAKGCRFTPKELSSDDSLSDDEMNVTSSFQKVTLANGDVCQ